The segment CAAGTTAGGCACCGAGCAAGACCTGTCCAGTCTCATCCTAATACCCTTATCTTCCCCTCTTTAGCTCTCAATCTGATTGGCCCCCGTGCTGTGGATGTCTTGTCAGAGTTGTCATATGCCCCGATGACTCCAGAAcactttccctctcttttttgcAAGGTGTGTGACtgttcttccttcctcctcacccTGCTAGGTTTTTCAAAGCATGTGGAAGGAGGGGAAGAATTATGTTTTGGGTAGTTAGAGGGGAATTTAGATTTACATATAGAATTACTACAGTTACTGAGCTAGGTTGGTAATGTACTCTCTAGGCTCATTTTTACTATTGCTCTTTGGGTTGTTCTTGCTGAACATATAGGTAAATATGCATTTGTTTTCAATATTTCACTCACTGTAGGCTTGATGCCATTTAATATATTGGTGTATATTGCATATAATCAGTTATGAAGGTGTCAGTCAGAGGGGCAGCTGGGATTGGTGACTCTAGAAGTCACTGTCTCCTGTCACGTTAAAAGGCTGAGCAGAGAGCTCAGTTCTGTCTTGTATCTAGAATACAAACCTGTGTCCTGACCTAGTTCCAGGGCTTAGTGCCAAGCATCCTGAAGTGATTATGAAGTCTGGATAACGTGGTGTcactatttgcatttttaaatttaaattcttCGCAAGTATTTGCCCGTGGTGAGCTGCAGTGATGAAGGGGAGAGAGAGCTGGCCAGTGTAGTTTGTGTTAAGCATTGTGCTCCTTCTGGGTCTCTGTGCTGTGTTCCAGTCTGGATGATTTCACCCCCTCTGATTCCACAGGAGATGAGCGTGGGCTATGCTAATGGCATTCGTGTGATGAGTATCACTCACACAGGAGAACCTGGATTTGTGCTTTATATCCCCATAGAGGTAAGAGTACACTGTAGCCTTAGCTGATTAAAACAGTTGCTTGCATGCATAATCAGAAACACTTTCCGAGTTGACTCAGGATGATGAAATGTCTGGTCTGTACCACGAGGAAGCTGCCTGCAGGCACCAGGGGATGTTTCCGTGCTCCATATTGCCTTCCAGTCGGGCAGGTATCTTGGGCTCCAGAGGCAGGGCACAGGAACAGCCATGGTGCTGTGTCAGATGCTGTTGCCCTCTCCTGGTGTTTGTCCACAGCTCTGCGTTTCACCCTTCCTTTATAGTATGCCCTTCACGTCTACAACGAGGTGATGAACATGGGGCAGAAGTACGGGATTCGGAACGCCGGTTATTACGCGCTCCGCAGCCTGCGCATTGAGAAGTTCTTTGCGTTCTGGGGCCAGGATCTGGATGCTTTTACCACTCCTATGGAGTGTGGACGTGAGTTCCAGGTCAAGTTGGAAAAGGTACAGTGGGAAACTGGAATCTGCTCCTGCACTAGGGTCTGCCATTGCAGCAGGGGTGGATGGGAGAGCAACACTGAGCTGGAAAAAACACCGTCCAACGGGGTAGATATATGAGGTCCtttccgatccctaacattctgtgactgcTCTTTTGATGGAGCTGTGTGCAGTGTGTAACCACAGCCTATGTTCCTGTACTTCATAAAGGTGCTACAAGTATCAAAAATAGTCTGTCCTCCTTCCTGGGCAGCATTCCCAGTGTTATGTGTAGTGTTCCATGTGTGCAGTGCTTGGTGTGGCAAGGGTGCCATGTACCTTACACGTACTCAGCATTCGTGATTCTCCCAGTTGTTTTCCCAGTCTGATGCAGTAAAAGCCAGCCTGTGCACCAAGTGGCATGTAATGAAATTAAATATGAGGACAGGTGCCAAGAACAGGTGTTCTCTGTTTTTGCTAAAACAGAAGAGTTCTCTATTTTTATTGAAACTTAGAACAGCATAGATTTGTATCCTGCTTGTTGTGGTGGCAGGTGACATCTCTGTCACTTGctcgttgtcttctttcttgtatCTTTGCACAAGCCAAAACAAATACTTGTAtcaaataattcagagaagggaatggagtgaTTAGAAACACAAATTTCGTATGTTCTTACAGTTTCTCTCTGGTTTATAAAACATGGTAGATTTATGGAACCAGAAAAATGGCAAAAACTAGAATGGTGACGTATTTTCACTGCAGTGAAAATTAGAATGAGTTTTTTAAAGGCCAAATTCACAAATGATTTTGTATCTGGAACAACTAATGTGaagaaaagctgctgtctgagctCGGATTCTTGCCTATAGAAGCAGCCTGTCTTGACAGGGTGCGATTTCCAAGCACAAATTCACCGTGTGTCAGAAAGTTTGTCTGCTGAAACTCAGCAACTGCTACAGTTCATGTTCCTTTCATCAGCTGACAtttccttttctccccagggAATGGAGTTTATGGGCCAGGAAGCGCTGTTGGAACAGAAGCAGAACGGTGTGTACAAGCGCTTTACCATGTTCATTCTTGAGGACCACGACACAGATACGGACCTCTGGCCCTGGTGGGGAGAGCCCATTTTCCGCAATGGCCGCTACGTGGGCAAGACCACCAGCAGCGCCTACAGCTACACCCTGGAGCGGCACGTCTGCCTCGGCTTCGTACATCACTTTGACGAGAAGACGGGAGAAGAGCTGGTGGTGACAGCTGACTTCATCAACAACGGCGACTACGCGATTGACATCGCTGGGCAGCGCTTCCAGGCCAAAGCCAAGCTCTACCCCTTCAGCTCCCTCTTTGCGCAGCGTCGCCGCAAGGATGAGGAGGAACTGAGCGGCTACCAGAGGGAGTAGTGCTGAATAGACCTGACTCCTTTTCCCAAGCTGGAGTCTTCTGCCACCATCTTCCAGTCTTCTCACCCcatatatttctttcttttcctttcttgtcaTGCAACTTTTAAACTTTTTCCAGTGTGTtacattttgtatattttaaaacTTTCATTTTCGAGCTTCCTCGATCCTGTCTGTCTCCCTCCTTCACCCCTTTGCTTGCCAGGAGCCCTAGTGGATGAAGCGAAGTGCTCAGCATGCATCCAGAAGTCCACGGTGATGGGAAGGGTTCAGGTGAAGCCCTGAGGACTAtacccttcctctctcctctccagcaTAAGGACAGCAGGTATTTGCTGCCTGTAGTTCAGACGAACGCTGTGATTTCACCCTGCTCTCGCATATCATGTTGTAGAGGGGTCAGTACGTCGATGCACACAGCAATAGAACGATCAGCTACCTCACTGGTGCGAGACAGAGCGGTGTGTGAGCAGCAGCCAAGAGGCAGGTTTTGGTATAGttcagcctgtcactgcctccctTTGTGCATTATTTCTTTACCCTAATAAGCAGGGAGTGAAGTAGATTTAATCATCAGATCACTGAGGTGACAGTAGCACTGgtaagtttgttgttgttgcgatTGGATCTTTGTGTGGGGTCACTGAAATTAGATGGCCTCTAAATGTAAGTGAAGATCAACACCTGTGTTTCACTTCTATAAAGGAATGggatttgtttaggttttttattAGCAAAAATACTAAATTCGAACAAAGACAAATGTTAGTGTTTAAGCAGTGTTGAAAAGCTGCTTCTGTTTAAGCTGCACAGTATACAGTCTCTTTGGGGATTTTCTTTCACTTTATGTGACTTGGTCAAGCTCTTCTGGCAAGGTTCGTGCAGTGAACTCAAGTTTCATGTAAAACTTGTGTTGGTTTGGGGAACTTGAACAGCAGGACAACATCTTGTGTTTTCAGCTGCCTGTGGTTGTTTTGAAAGTCAAAGACCCAGCATTTTTCTCACCTGTGGTGCTGGCAGTATTGCAGGAAACACTGGGTTTTCTTCTGGTGGTGAGAGCATCTCAGCAGTTCCTGCCAGTCTCGAGAAGTCATCTTCTGTTCttcttctcaaatctgttgcCCTTCTTGCTTCTCTGTCTTGGTAGTTCCTCACCTGGAGGGACTGAGTAGAGAGAGAATAGGGAGTGTGACGGTGGGACTATaaatttctttccttcagcaaaGCTCTTTGCTGTCATGTTCCTCACACAGATGCTGCAGACAATACAGCTGGGATTCACCCCTTCTTCAAGTGTCCAAGTGAGCTGATTCAAACATTGATGGTTAATGGTACATAAGTGAGGGGATGCTGAATTGTATTGCACACATTtctatattctttttcttcttaccaTTGTGAGCACAGTCAAAAGCAAGATTCTCTTTATGTACTTGAAAAAGGTCTGTTAAACATTACCTTTGCCTCTGCCACTTGCGTACTCATTGTGGTGTTTCTGCTCCATCATCTTTCTGTCTGGAGTTCAAACACAACCCCGCACTGATGTTTGCCCTGACAGCCATGATGAACATTTTCTCTATGATGTAGAATCTGTTTTGGGTGCTTTCTTTTCCGGGTAAATGGTGAGCATCAGTAGTGTAAATGGGAGCTCAAAACCTTGCCTTATTCTCGTTTGAAGTTTGCTTTCTACTGCTTTAGTTGCTTCAGGTCATGCCTTCAGTTGAGTCTGTGGTCTGCGGGTTCATGAGTCAGATGTTCTCAGGATGCAGAAGGAGTTGGCAGCAAAGGTGGAAATCCAAAACGTTCACACATTAAAGCAGGTTGTCAGAGCAAGCTCCCCCATCCAGGGCGTTATGGTAGCTGTGAAGCCAAGGAGTGAGGGTAGGGAAAGGGTTAAGAGAATTAAGAATTGGAGCATGTAGTGTGGTGGGTTGAATGTAGATGTCACTTCAAGCTCTCTTTTGTGAATGGTGAATTCCTTTGTACAGTGTGACCTCTTTGAGGGTTTCAACTTTCAAATTGACATGCAAGAATTCCCATCTCTGAAATGCAGTGGCCAGAGTAGGACAGCTTTTTCTTGTTGGGAATCCTGCAGCTGAGAGTTCTCTGTGTGGCTGCTGGAAGCGGAGATCCCACTTGGTTGCCATTTCTTCCAGACTCCCCTATTAATTGCTGTCTGAATAAAAATTTTGCCTGGTCTATCAGGATTAATTGCTTAAATGAAAGATTCATAAGGCATCTTATAGCAGTGTGAAATCCAGTCGCTTCTTACTTGTCTTTGCCGCGTAGAGGGATACTATGATCCCACAAGGAAGACCTCTGCTCTACCAGCCTGTCACCTGGGAATAGTGCACCAGGTCACTCCAGAATATTTGTCTGTCCTCTTGTCCCTCCATTGGTTTTATGGGATGTTGCTGTGCCTTCCTTATCCAGGGAAACAGGCACTCAACCAAAGAGTATATGATATGTAGGATGTCTGTTAGAGCAGCCCTTCTGATTAGCATTTATTGGTGATTTGTTGTTGCTGGTGAGGCACGATGCTTCTTCAGGAGAAAACGAAGTATACAACTGAGGCGAGCTAGAGTACTTCATGCAGCTCCTGAAGAGAGACCTCGACTCGAACCCTTCTGTTTGTTCTCTGCAGGTTGAGACTCGTTGAGACCAAACAGGAAAGTTAGCAGCATTCTGTCCTCTACCAGCCGCTCGTTCCTGAAGTATCATTTGAGTTGCAGCCAGATTATATTCCTCtttgggattattttttctttgcccTGATTTATAGGTGCGTTTTAGTTCCTCAGACAACTTTTGATAGGGGTGTCTCTTCCCACAGCAGTTCTGACAATAAAATTGTGTTTTATGAGCTACTTTTGTCATTATGTCTGCTTGGGTGTATTTTATGTCTATATCTACTGACTTGTCAGTACCAAAAATAGAGAGTGAAAATAGTTTTCTGTCATGCCGATAGATAGAGCAACACTTTGTGTAATGTTATGTTTGCTGTTTGAGACTTGGAGATAGGTGGTTTGATAATTGCCAGTCTTGCAGCTCATTAACACCCACTCTGGCTTTCCCTGTTGTGAATTctgattctggttttatatctgaACCTGTAGTCTTCAGCTGCCATTCAAGCTTAGTTGATTTAATGTCTGGCAGCTATTTTTAGCCTTAGAATGTTAAAGAATAGTTTGCCTTCACCAACTTAAATACTCGTCAAGGGGACGGTTGGATAGCATGTTTTAAAATAGTGCTAGATCCCGAGGAAGGTCCTTCTAGCATAGTATTTTCTTCCAGAGGTATTAAACGGTGATGTAAGACTCTAATGCCTTTATCTGATAAGTAAAAGTAGAGCAcctcaaaaaagaacaaaagcagtTCAAGAGTTACCACCTTCAGTACAACTGGAAAGTAGAAAATTAGAAATCAGATCTTGGAAGCTGCTCTGACACAGCCTTAGCATCTAAGATGGTAAATAATGTGGACTATAAAATTGTACATCATTATTCTCATCCTTAAAATTACCTTAAAATGCATTCTGCTGCGAAAGGCGGTTTGCTCTCACTCTGCATGGTAAGAAGATGAACTTTGGTTGGGAAATACTAAAATAGCATCCCCCTCCTCTGCAGCAAAAGGGGCGATGGCTTCgttctgtgcagcagcagcagcagctctgccctgtgccATTATCAGTTCTCGCAGTTTTGCTGTCCAGAATGGGAACAGCCCCATAGATTTTGTTCACACGGGCAGCCTTGCAAGAGAAACACTTGAAGGAAAGCTAACTGGGGATCAGTTagagaaaatgttttctctttttggcTAAAATGTTATAGGTTGAGCATAGCTCATTTTAGGATAAACTTATTACCCAGCAGTGACAAATGTTAAGGCAAGTGTGGCCTGTGGGCGGTGTGCACTTGGCACATGTGGGATTGTTTGTTCTTACCCCAGAAGTCATCACCTGAGTGGGTTTGCCGGCATGTGGCAGTGGTGAAACTCTGAATGTGCAgtgctcctgtgtgctgggaagGGCTCGCTTGCCCCAATGCCATCTGTCGTGTGGGGAGCTTGTGTAAGAGGTAGCACTTACTGGGCAGCCTCTTCCGTTACATGATTTTTCCAGAGGTATTGCGTTGTCTTACACTTGTTGTGTCCTTGCCTGAGTTCTCATGTTCTGTTAGACCTTGAGTGAGTACTGAAAGGCTTGGGTAAAAGTGGTATTAGGGAATAAGTAGTTTATTGTTCATGTTTAATGATCTGAGGATAAAATTAAAGCAGTCTATTTAGGAATTATGTTTTCTGTTTCAGGAGGGTGTGTTATAGTTATTTTCACATGTATCTTTGCCAGACTtagtttcttcttgttttccctCTCTTGTTTTCCCTGTGCCGACTCTGGTGTCCAGATTTGATGTGCCTTGTTGAACAGTTTCTTACTATTACTTTGTGGGAAGGAAGGGTGGCTGTGAAACCTGCACTGCATCTCTGAGTCTTGGTGCAGAGTTACTTTCCTCCTTTCTACTT is part of the Patagioenas fasciata isolate bPatFas1 chromosome 13, bPatFas1.hap1, whole genome shotgun sequence genome and harbors:
- the PDPR gene encoding pyruvate dehydrogenase phosphatase regulatory subunit, mitochondrial isoform X2: MVDGYPSENVWPLDLKRFGTLQSSRTFLRHRVMEVMPLMCDLKVPRWDFQTGRQLRTSPLYDRLDAQGARWMEKHGFERVKYFVPPGTDLLDLEQSKTFYKPDWFDIVGSEVKCCKEAVCVIDMSSFTKFEISSTGDQALESLQYLFSNDLDVPVGHVVHTGMLNEKGGYENDCSIARLSKRSFFMISPTDQQVHCWAWLKNRLPDDSNLTLEDVTWKYTALNLIGPRAVDVLSELSYAPMTPEHFPSLFCKEMSVGYANGIRVMSITHTGEPGFVLYIPIEYALHVYNEVMNMGQKYGIRNAGYYALRSLRIEKFFAFWGQDLDAFTTPMECGREFQVKLEKGMEFMGQEALLEQKQNGVYKRFTMFILEDHDTDTDLWPWWGEPIFRNGRYVGKTTSSAYSYTLERHVCLGFVHHFDEKTGEELVVTADFINNGDYAIDIAGQRFQAKAKLYPFSSLFAQRRRKDEEELSGYQRE